In Canis lupus familiaris isolate Mischka breed German Shepherd chromosome 5, alternate assembly UU_Cfam_GSD_1.0, whole genome shotgun sequence, a genomic segment contains:
- the KCNG4 gene encoding potassium voltage-gated channel subfamily G member 4 isoform X6 has translation MPMPFRARGLPPGHGHRTSCSPLSPLLPGPLQPPPAKGLYYRRARQVGALDASPAADLKKEILVNVGGRRYVLPWSTLDDFPLSRLSKLRLCRNHEEISQLCDDYDEDNQEFFFDRSPSAFGMIVSFLAAGRLALLRGTCVLSFREELAYWGIEEAHLEKCCLRELLRKLEELAELRQQETLHLRQEARRPSGDPSRWGVFMHWLRETVENPHSGLPGKVFACLSILFVATTAVSLCVSTMPDLRAEEDKGECSQKCYYIFIVETVCVAWFSLEFCLRFVQAQNKCEFFQGPLNIIDILAISPYYVSLAVSGEPREDGERPGGGSYLEKVGLALRVLRALRILYVMRLARHSLGLQSLGLTVRRCTREFGLLLLFLCVAVTLFSPLVYVAENESGRVLEFTSIPASYWWAVISMTTVGYGDMVPRSVPGQMVALSSILSGILIMAFPATSIFHTFSHSYLELKKEQEQLQARLRHLQHAATASEHELLGDVDDLVPEGPSLPTNYI, from the exons ATGCCCATGCCCTTCAGAGCCAGGGGGCTGCCTCCCGGCCATGGCCACCGGACCTCCTGCAGCCCCCTGAGTCCGCTCCTGCCTGGCCCCCTGCAGCCGCCCCCCGCCAAGGGCCTTTACTACCGCAGGGCCCGCCAGGTGGGCGCCCTGGACGCCTCCCCGGCCGCGGACCTGAAGAAGGAGATCCTGGTCAACGTCGGGGGCAGGCGGTACGTCCTCCCCTGGAGCACCCTGGACGACTTTCCGCTGAGCCGCCTGAGCAAACTCAGGTTGTGCCGCAACCACGAGGAGATCTCACAGCTCTGCGATGATTACGACGAGGACAACCAGGAGTTCTTCTTCGACCGGAGCCCCAGTGCGTTCGGCATGATCGTGAGCTTCCTGGCGGCCGGCCGGCTGGCCCTGCTGCGGGGGACGTGCGTGCTGTCCTTCCGGGAAGAGCTGGCCTACTGGGGCATCGAGGAGGCCCACCTGGAGAAATGCTGCCTGCGCGAGCTGCTCAGGAAGCTGGAGGAGCTGGCCGAGCTGCGCCAGCAGGAGACGCTGCACCTGCGGCAGGAGGCCAGGCGCCCCTCGGGGGACCCCTCTCGCTGGGGGGTCTTCATGCACTGGCTGCGGGAGACCGTGGAAAACCCGCACTCCGGGCTCCCCGGCAAGGTCTTTGCTTGTCTGTCCATCCTCTTCGTGGCCACCACAGCGGTCAGCCTGTGTGTCAGCACCATGCCCGACCTGAGGGCCGAGGAAGACAAG GGTGAGTGCTCTCAGAAGTGCTACTATATTTTCATCGTGGAGACGGTCTGCGTGGCCTGGTTTTCCCTGGAGTTCTGTCTGCGGTTTGTCCAGGCCCAGAACAAGTGTGAGTTTTTCCAAGGCCCCCTGAACATCATCGACATCCTGGCCATCTCCCCGTACTACGTGTCCCTGGCGGTGTCAGGCGAGCCCCGGGAGGATGGCGAGAGGCCGGGCGGGGGCTCGTACCTGGAGAAGGTGGGGCTGGCGCTGCGGGTGCTGCGGGCGCTGCGCATCCTCTACGTGATGCGCCTGGCCCGCCACTCGCTGGGGCTGCAGAGCCTGGGCCTCACCGTGCGCCGCTGCACGCGGGAGTTtggcctgctcctcctcttcctctgcgtGGCCGtcaccctcttctcccctctggtCTACGTGGCCGAGAACGAGTCCGGGCGGGTCCTGGAGTTCACCAGCATCCCGGCCTCCTACTGGTGGGCCGTCATCTCCATGACCACGGTGGGCTACGGAGACATGGTCCCGCGCAGCGTGCCGGGCCAGATGGTGGCCCTCAGCAGCATCCTGAGTGGGATCCTCATCATGGCCTTCCCAGCCACATCCATCTTCCACACCTTCTCGCACTCCTACCTGGAGCTCaagaaggagcaggagcagctCCAGGCGCGCCTTCGCCACCTGCAGCACGCCGCCACGGCCAGTGAACACGAACTCCTGGGTGACGTCGACGACCTGGTCCCAGAGGGCCCCTCCTTGCCCACTAACTACATTTAA
- the KCNG4 gene encoding potassium voltage-gated channel subfamily G member 4 isoform X5, with translation MNEAEIREVKPHAQDCRAWKWHSSDPGRDAIVSFCSQVDPRTSPAMPMPFRARGLPPGHGHRTSCSPLSPLLPGPLQPPPAKGLYYRRARQVGALDASPAADLKKEILVNVGGRRYVLPWSTLDDFPLSRLSKLRLCRNHEEISQLCDDYDEDNQEFFFDRSPSAFGMIVSFLAAGRLALLRGTCVLSFREELAYWGIEEAHLEKCCLRELLRKLEELAELRQQETLHLRQEARRPSGDPSRWGVFMHWLRETVENPHSGLPGKVFACLSILFVATTAVSLCVSTMPDLRAEEDKGECSQKCYYIFIVETVCVAWFSLEFCLRFVQAQNKCEFFQGPLNIIDILAISPYYVSLAVSGEPREDGERPGGGSYLEKVGLALRVLRALRILYVMRLARHSLGLQSLGLTVRRCTREFGLLLLFLCVAVTLFSPLVYVAENESGRVLEFTSIPASYWWAVISMTTVGYGDMVPRSVPGQMVALSSILSGILIMAFPATSIFHTFSHSYLELKKEQEQLQARLRHLQHAATASEHELLGDVDDLVPEGPSLPTNYI, from the exons ATGAATGAAGCtgagatcagagaggttaagccacATGCCCAAGACTGCAGAGCCTGGAAGTGGCACAGCTCTGACCCGGGAAGGGATGCCATCGTCTCCTTTTGTTCACAGGTAGATCCCAG AACATCTCCAGCGATGCCCATGCCCTTCAGAGCCAGGGGGCTGCCTCCCGGCCATGGCCACCGGACCTCCTGCAGCCCCCTGAGTCCGCTCCTGCCTGGCCCCCTGCAGCCGCCCCCCGCCAAGGGCCTTTACTACCGCAGGGCCCGCCAGGTGGGCGCCCTGGACGCCTCCCCGGCCGCGGACCTGAAGAAGGAGATCCTGGTCAACGTCGGGGGCAGGCGGTACGTCCTCCCCTGGAGCACCCTGGACGACTTTCCGCTGAGCCGCCTGAGCAAACTCAGGTTGTGCCGCAACCACGAGGAGATCTCACAGCTCTGCGATGATTACGACGAGGACAACCAGGAGTTCTTCTTCGACCGGAGCCCCAGTGCGTTCGGCATGATCGTGAGCTTCCTGGCGGCCGGCCGGCTGGCCCTGCTGCGGGGGACGTGCGTGCTGTCCTTCCGGGAAGAGCTGGCCTACTGGGGCATCGAGGAGGCCCACCTGGAGAAATGCTGCCTGCGCGAGCTGCTCAGGAAGCTGGAGGAGCTGGCCGAGCTGCGCCAGCAGGAGACGCTGCACCTGCGGCAGGAGGCCAGGCGCCCCTCGGGGGACCCCTCTCGCTGGGGGGTCTTCATGCACTGGCTGCGGGAGACCGTGGAAAACCCGCACTCCGGGCTCCCCGGCAAGGTCTTTGCTTGTCTGTCCATCCTCTTCGTGGCCACCACAGCGGTCAGCCTGTGTGTCAGCACCATGCCCGACCTGAGGGCCGAGGAAGACAAG GGTGAGTGCTCTCAGAAGTGCTACTATATTTTCATCGTGGAGACGGTCTGCGTGGCCTGGTTTTCCCTGGAGTTCTGTCTGCGGTTTGTCCAGGCCCAGAACAAGTGTGAGTTTTTCCAAGGCCCCCTGAACATCATCGACATCCTGGCCATCTCCCCGTACTACGTGTCCCTGGCGGTGTCAGGCGAGCCCCGGGAGGATGGCGAGAGGCCGGGCGGGGGCTCGTACCTGGAGAAGGTGGGGCTGGCGCTGCGGGTGCTGCGGGCGCTGCGCATCCTCTACGTGATGCGCCTGGCCCGCCACTCGCTGGGGCTGCAGAGCCTGGGCCTCACCGTGCGCCGCTGCACGCGGGAGTTtggcctgctcctcctcttcctctgcgtGGCCGtcaccctcttctcccctctggtCTACGTGGCCGAGAACGAGTCCGGGCGGGTCCTGGAGTTCACCAGCATCCCGGCCTCCTACTGGTGGGCCGTCATCTCCATGACCACGGTGGGCTACGGAGACATGGTCCCGCGCAGCGTGCCGGGCCAGATGGTGGCCCTCAGCAGCATCCTGAGTGGGATCCTCATCATGGCCTTCCCAGCCACATCCATCTTCCACACCTTCTCGCACTCCTACCTGGAGCTCaagaaggagcaggagcagctCCAGGCGCGCCTTCGCCACCTGCAGCACGCCGCCACGGCCAGTGAACACGAACTCCTGGGTGACGTCGACGACCTGGTCCCAGAGGGCCCCTCCTTGCCCACTAACTACATTTAA